One stretch of Cohnella algarum DNA includes these proteins:
- a CDS encoding nucleoside deaminase has translation MKGNGRERLKEKTGDKEVHLTFLRLSIEASVKARRTGNTPFGAVLADKYGRVLWEQGNVEMTERDCTGHAEAALMRAVSKRFTKAELWDCTLYTTAEPCAMCAGAIYWGNVGRVVYGITEHRLAELTGDDERNLTLDLPCRDVFARGRKPIVVIGPFPEIEAEVVAAHEGYWR, from the coding sequence ATGAAGGGCAACGGCAGGGAACGGTTGAAGGAAAAAACGGGAGACAAAGAGGTTCACCTTACGTTTTTGCGGTTAAGCATCGAAGCTTCCGTCAAGGCGCGGCGGACCGGGAACACGCCGTTCGGCGCCGTTCTGGCCGACAAATACGGCAGGGTGCTGTGGGAGCAGGGCAATGTCGAGATGACCGAGCGCGATTGCACGGGGCACGCCGAAGCCGCGCTCATGCGCGCGGTGTCGAAGCGGTTTACGAAAGCCGAGCTTTGGGATTGCACGCTCTATACGACGGCCGAGCCTTGCGCGATGTGCGCCGGAGCGATATATTGGGGAAATGTCGGCCGCGTCGTGTACGGGATTACGGAGCATCGCTTGGCCGAGCTGACCGGCGACGACGAGCGGAATTTGACGCTCGACTTGCCTTGCCGGGACGTTTTTGCGAGGGGGAGGAAACCGATCGTCGTGATCGGCCCCTTCCCCGAAATCGAGGCGGAAGTCGTAGCCGCGCATGAGGGGTATTGGAGATGA